The Amaranthus tricolor cultivar Red isolate AtriRed21 chromosome 6, ASM2621246v1, whole genome shotgun sequence genome has a segment encoding these proteins:
- the LOC130815562 gene encoding uncharacterized protein LOC130815562 gives MSSSGASGSDSCNVSGDATNEESDLSSYPLWKYVVKGDKMSGGGSNYTWQCKFCKQIKSGSYTRVKAHLMGLAKESRQPKRPPLPSQSLSSETSLSPTSYAKKRKSDNPITKAFDIKARNNLDAEIARMFFTGGLPFNLCRNPNYISSYNYAATNNIPGYKPPGCNKMRTTLLIREKENVEKLLEPIKATWREKGVSIVSDGWSDPQRRPLINLMVACEVGPLFLKVVDCSREVKDKDFIASLLNDAIEEVGDDKFVVQILTDNAHNCKAAGELIEGRYPHIFWTPCIVHTLNLALKNICNAKNVSNNEEVYDECHWITEVHGDALFVKNYVMNHSMSCHAKEDETS, from the exons ATGTCTAGTAGTGGGGCTAGTGGCTCTGATTCATGCAATGTTAGtggtgatgctacaaatgaagaGAGTGATTTAAGTTCTTATCCTTTGTGGAAATATGTTGTTAAAGGGGACAAAATGAGTGGGGGTGGGAGTAATTATACTTGGCAATGCAAATTTTGCAAACAAATAAAGAGTGGTTCATATACTAGAGTTAAAGCACATTTGATGGGTCTTGCAAAAG AATCTAGACAACCAAAAAGACCACCACTTCCTAGTCAATCTTTGTCTTCTGAAACTTCTCTTTCACCAACTTCATATGCCAAGAAAAGAAAATCTGACAACCCAATCACCAAAGCTTTTGATATAAAAGCTCGAAACAATTTGGATGCTGAGATAGCAAGGATGTTTTTTACTGGAGGATTGCCTTTCAACCTTTGTCGAAACCCTAACTATATTAGTTCATACAACTATGCTGCCACAAATAATATTCCTGGTTACAAGCCTCCTGGTTGCAATAAAATGAGAACCACTTTGTTAATTagagagaaagaaaatgttGAAAAGCTTTTAGAACCAATAAAGGCTACTTGGAGGGAAAAGGGGGTAAGTATAGTGAGTGATGGGTGGAGTGATCCACAAAGGAGACCTTTAATTAATCTCATGGTGGCTTGTGAAGTTGGTCCTCTGTTCTTAAAGGTCGTTGATTGCTCAAGAGAGGTAAAGGATAAAGACTTTATTGCTAGTTTGTTGAATGATGCCATTGAAGAAGTTGGAGATGACAAATTTGTTGTACAAATTCTAACTGATAATGCACACAATTGCAAGGCCGCTGGAGAACTTATAGAGGGTAGATATCCACATATATTTTGGACACCATGCATTGTTCACACTCTTAACCTTGCTCTTAAAAACATTTGTAATGCTAAAAATGTTTCAAACAATGAGGAGGTTTATGATGAGTGTCATTGGATAACCGAAGTTCATGGAGATGCTTTATTTGTCAAAAACTACGTAATGAACCATTCAATGAG TTGTCATGCTAAAGAGGATGAAACTTCTTAA
- the LOC130815275 gene encoding uncharacterized protein LOC130815275, whose protein sequence is MVVSEAGSTYRDDHRGLATLVREKILNDDWWDKVDYILDFTRPIYDMIRACDTDKASLHLVYEKWDSMISKVKEIIYNHKHKQMHEYSSFFSVVETILLSRWKKSNTPLHCLAHSLNPRYYSDTWLKEVPGRVAPHVDIEISTQRFNCFRRLFQDLEDRRKVNMEYAIFSARDGGVFTEPECLNDMYLMAPKHWWATYGSQVPMLQALAFKLLGQPSSSLLL, encoded by the exons ATGGTTGTTAGTGAGGCTGGGTCCACATATCGTGATGATCATCGTGGACTAGCTACACTTGTGAGGGAAAAGATTCTAAATGACGATTGGTGGGACAAGGTAGATTACATCCTTGATTTCACTCGTCCCATTTATGACATGATAAGAGCATGTGACACCGACAAAGCATCACTTCATCTAGTATATGAAAAATGGGATTCAATGATTTCAAAGGTGAAGGAGATCATATATAACCATAAGCATAAGCAAATGCATGAGTATTCTTCTTTCTTTAGTGTGGTCGAAACAATACTTCTTAGCCGTTGGAAGAAAAGCAACACTCCACTTCATTGTTTGGCACATTCTTTGAATCCAag GTATTATAGTGACACGTGGCTTAAAGAGGTCCCTGGTAGAGTTGCTCCACATGTTGACATTGAAATTTCCACACAAAGATTCAATTGCTTTAGAAGATTGTTTCAAGACTTGGAAGATAGAAGAAAGGTTAATATGGAGTATGCTATTTTCTCGGCAAGAGATGGTGGTGTATTTACTGAACCAGAATGCTTGAATGATATGTACTTGATGGCTCCAAAGCATTGGTGGGCAACTTATGGCTCACAAGTTCCGATGCTTCAAGCATTAGCATTCAAGTTGTTAGGACAACCATCATCTTCCCTCTTGTTGTGA